The Megalobrama amblycephala isolate DHTTF-2021 linkage group LG7, ASM1881202v1, whole genome shotgun sequence genome window below encodes:
- the LOC125271470 gene encoding endonuclease domain-containing 1 protein-like, with protein MTLLLHVLMLFLLSGGSAEVVKNFELKCGQFFAGGKSPTTFTGSQYEQICQTLNGVAHYATYYDTKNRIPVYSAYRFEKKMGCTRLDKWHIEPQLDKTPPNMAFEDIWGERQALNGDYVKSGYHKGHLAPVYQAQSQDCSDATFTLTNAAPQNPSFNSGQWRVLEENMAGELSEQCKKLSVFIVTGVVPGTKKTKNERVNVPSHFWTAYCCLDNNKKCQFSRGFIGVNENITPQNITVNDLETELAKLYKVKSFEVFDSSLEPPAKKPKLSK; from the exons ATGACGCTGCTTCTTCATGTGCTGATGCTGTTTCTTCTCTCCGGTGGTTCGGCTGAAGTTGTGAAAAATTTTGAGCTCAAGTGTGGTCAATTTTTTGCAGGCggaaaatcaccaacaacattTACtggatcacagtatgagcagaTCTGCCAAACTCTAAATGGTGTTGCTCATTATGCCACATATTATGATACTAAGAACAGGATCCCAGTGTACTCAGCCTACAGGTTTGAAAAGAAAATGGGCTGCACAAGACTAGATAAGTGGCACATCGAACCTCAA CTTGATAAGACACCACCAAACATGGCATTTGAGGATATTTGGGGAGAACGTCAAGCTCTCAATGGAGATTATGTGAAGTCTGGCTACCACAAAGGTCATCTGGCACCAGTCTATCAGGCACAATCACAGGACTGTTCTGACGCCACCTTCACTCTCACTAACGCTGCTCCACAAAACCCCTCTTTTAACAGCGGTCAATGGAGGGTACTAGAAGAAAACATGGCAGGAGAACTGTCCGAGCAATGCAAAAAGCTTTCTGTATTCATAGTAACAGGGGTGGTTCCAGGTACTAAAAAGACAAAGAACGAGAGAGTTAATGTGCCTAGTCATTTCTGGACTGCATACTGCTGCTTAGACAACAATAAGAAATGTCAATTCTCAAGAGGGTTTATTGGAGTGAATGAGAACATCACTCCCCAGAACATAACTGTGAATGATTTAGAGACAGAGTTGGCAAAGCTTTATAAAGTCAAATCTTTTGAGGTGTTTGATAGCTCCTTAGAACCACCAGCAAAGAAACCAAAGCTTTCAAAATAG
- the LOC125272705 gene encoding endonuclease domain-containing 1 protein-like yields MTLFLHVLMLFLLSGGSAKVVQNFEQECGQFFANGKSPTRFSGSQYRQICQTLNDVHYYATYYDTQNRIPVYSAYKFEGIKKCNRLNKWHTEPQLDDNKAGQNMEFQRISWRYRGLRQALNRDYVKSGFHRGHLAPVYQARSQDCADATFTLTNAAPQYPSFNSGQWWNEEERLAKDLKRQCQHVYIVTGVVPGKTFLDKKIKRVNVPSHFWTAYCCLDHKDRCSHSGGIIGTNDKKSKIRRMTVADLEEELQKVYRTTFRVFR; encoded by the exons ATGACGCTGTTTCTTCATGTGCTGATGCTGTTTCTTCTCTCCGGTGGTTCGGCCAAAGTTGTGCAGAATTTTGAGCAGGAGTGTGGTCAATTTTTTGCAAATGGAAAATCACCAACAAGATTTTCTGGATCACAGTACAGGCAGATCTGCCAAACTCTAAATGATGTTCATTATTATGCCACATATTATGATACACAAAACAGGATCCCAGTGTATTCAGCCTACAAGTTTGAAGGGATAAAGAAATGCAACAGACTTAATAAGTGGCACACTGAACCTCAA CTTGATGATAATAAGGCAGGACAAAACATGGAATTCCAGAGGATATCGTGGAGATATCGTGGACTCCGCCAAGCTCTCAATAGAGACTATGTGAAGTCTGGCTTCCACAGAGGTCATCTGGCACCAGTCTATCAGGCACGATCACAGGACTGTGCTGACGCCACCTTCACTCTCACCAATGCTGCTCCACAATACCCCTCTTTTAACAGCGGTCAATGGTGGAATGAAGAAGAAAGGCTGGCAAAAGATCTTAAACGCCAATGTCAACATGTTTACATTGTTACAGGGGTGGTACCGGGTAAAacatttttagataaaaaaattaaaagagtGAATGTGCCTAGTCATTTCTGGACTGCATACTGCTGCTTAGACCATAAAGACAGATGTTCACACTCAGGGGGAATCATTGgaactaatgacaaaaaatccaaaattaGAAGAATGACTGTGGCTGATTTAGAGGAAGAGTTGCAAAAAGTTTATAGAACAACATTTAGGGTGTTtcgataa